Proteins encoded by one window of Thunnus thynnus chromosome 3, fThuThy2.1, whole genome shotgun sequence:
- the rnf150a gene encoding RING finger protein 150a — MAPSLIRACRSLALSTWLLSFCFVHLLCLDFTVAEKEEWYTAFVNITYLDPVTSEVKTEKTECGRYGEHSPKKEARGLVLVPSLLQDRQVCDPAVRFPAVSPNTAWVALVAAGNCTYREKIRNAANLNASAVLIYNVGSSGANDTITMPHPGTGDVVAIMIPEPKGREIVALLDQHIVVMLHVTIGTRNLQKYVSRTSVVFVSISFIVLMIISLAWLVFYYIQRFRYANARDRNQRRLGDAAKKAISKLQVRTIKKGDKETESDFDNCAVCIEGYKPNDVVRILPCRHVFHKHCVDPWLQDHRTCPMCKMNILKALGIPLNADCSDENPPDYEATVGGQPTNPISGASEITVNESSVVLDPAGRVIGLQLLHPDADTEAQAGESRMIASSEHQLPLSSESDTSLIMTGEVGMSEVDLSTEQECDEAKS; from the exons ATGGCACCGTCCCTCATCCGTGCTTGCCGCAGTCTGGCTCTCTCGACGTGGCTGCTGTCGTTCTGTTTCGTGCACTTGCTGTGCCTGGACTTCACGGTTGCAGAGAAGGAGGAGTGGTACACGGCTTTCGTCAACATCACCTATCTGGACCCCGTTACCTCGGAGGTCAAGACAGAGAAAACCGAGTGCGGTCGGTATGGTGAGCACTCTCCCAAGAAGGAAGCCAGAGGACTGGTCCTGGTTCCGTCCCTCTTgcaggacagacaggtgtgcGACCCGGCTGTCCGGTTCCCCGCTGTCTCTCCCAACACCGCCTGGGTGGCGTTAGTGGCTGCGGGGAATTGTACGTACAGAGAGAAGATCCGTAACGCTGCAAACCTCAACGCCTCTGCAGTTCTTATATACAATGTGGGCTCCAGCGGTGCCAACGACACCATAACAATGCCCCATCCAG GTACAGGCGATGTTGTGGCCATCATGATCCCAGAGCCTAAAGGTCGGGAGATCGTTGCCTTGCTGGATCAGCACATTGTGGTCATGTTGCACGTCACTATAGGAACCCGCAACCTGCAGAAGTATGTGAGCAGAACGTCGGTAGTGTTTGTCTCCATCTCCTTCATCGTTCTCATGATCATCTCCCTCGCCTGGCTTGTCTTCTACTATATCCAGAGATTCCGCTACGCTAATGCCCGAGACCGAAACCAG AGACGTTTGGGAGACGCTGCCAAAAAGGCCATCAGCAAGCTTCAAGTACGCACCATTAAGAAGGGAGACAAG GAGACGGAGTCAGACTTCGACAACTGTGCAGTGTGCATTGAAGGTTATAAGCCGAATGATGTTGTAAGGATATTACCGTGCAG GCATGTCTTCCACAAGCACTGCGTAGACCCGTGGCTACAAGACCACCGGACGTGTCCCATGTGTAAAATGAACATCCTCAAAGCTTTAGGAATCCCA CTCAACGCAGACTGCTCCGATGAGAATCCTCCAGACTACGAGGCAACTGTCGGGGGTCAACCCACCAACCCCATCAGCGGCGCCAGCGAAATCACAGTGAACGAGAGCTCGGTGGTGCTGGATCCAGCCGGAAGGGTGATAGGCCTGCAGCTGCTCCATCCTGATGCAGACACAGAAGCTCAGGCAGGGGAAAGCCGCATGATTGCCAGCA GTGAGCACCAGCTGCCGCTCAGCAGTGAATCAGACACGTCTCTCATCATGACTGGCGAGGTAGGCATGTCCGAAGTTGACCTGTCCACGGAGCAGGAATGTGATGAGGCCAAATCCTGA